The Arctopsyche grandis isolate Sample6627 chromosome 12, ASM5162203v2, whole genome shotgun sequence genome includes the window ACTCAAGCAATAAAATCACCGTGACCAGACCAAACGTGGGCAGCAGATCTAGCTGATTGGATGACTTTATGACTTGCGTAACCAGTGAGTTGCCcggtgtggcatgctccatataactgcatacatttgatctggtcgcgcaTCAAAGTCACCGAGTAAGTTTTTATAACCAAAAATTTTGATAGTTCTGAATTAAAAACTCTAGATTTGCATAGCggtcaaaaaatattaatttttaaatagtagAAGATATAAAGCATCTAATAACCTCCATTTTCACCGATTGGCAATTGACGAATTCGACGCTGGAAACGAGCGAGTCGAATACGACAGCGCACTTCGTACAAGAATCCAAAACGATACTGTTAATTTTGCCAGAAACGGTCAAAAGACTGTCACGGCAACGGAACATGTACACGACATTGTTCATTTCAGCATTGGACACTTCCAAAGCGGTGTTGCCCACTTGATATtcctaaaataaaaagaaaagcaaataaaaaacatgtatatattcatgaatagttaaaaaaaatacagaaagccATATGTTGACTTACAATGAGCCACTTTTTACCGTCTTTGACCATCGAGGGAGGCTTAGTGGGAACTTGCCCTGCGCCAGGAGTTGGCAAACTCTTGGCGAATGGTTTGGGGGCTCCAACGGGAGTTTTGAAAGGAGCAGGCCCTTCCCTCAAAGTTGTATTTTTATGCGTCTGCATATCGGCCGTTACTTTCTTCAAATCTGTAATTATTTTCGCATTAAGGTGTGTTCGAagcttatgtattttattgatatGTGTGGACAAAACATTTGTTGTATTAGGCATGCATATTATAGGTACGATCTGAATGTAACTTTCGTCCACTCACTTTTGGTGATGTCTGCTCCTTGATTGATTTGAGCAAAAAGAGCAGTTCTTTCGTCGGCACCACCGTCATCGCTCATGTCGGGTGGTGGGGGCATGCAAGGCGGTGGGCATGGAGGTGGAGGCGGAGCACCGGCACCAGCACCAGCTTAAAATTAACACCAATTTTGACTATTCACAACCAAGCTCACCATATaagtatattaatattatctagTATATAAATCTATCTAtacatatgatttatttttaaatacttgaatAGTCAAAATAAAAAGCTGCCTATTTGATCGCAATATACTTTGTTACAAATTAAACGAATCATAAAAAATTACTACATACTATTGTTTTCttcgaaaattattttttcttcagtGTTATAAAGTCAGAGTTGGAGTCCTAAATTATTCCTACTCCCGTAGGACTCCCGACtcctaattattattattactttaaattaCAAGTATTACGGTATATGTCAACTAGTctctaattaaaatatattgaaaaaaatcgactaataaattgaaatttaatatttctttataagaatcataaatttaaattaaattgtaaataaaatgcgTTGAAatgcacatattttgatgtgcCCTGGCCAAATTCgatgtttcctccgtctcatactttttttattctcatttttttaaccgcttagctgcccaaagcgcaaacagccgtatctattatacgctcagcgcgtcggctgggcgtctaagcggttaataaattgatttgtttctgtatgaaattcatacacatatgctatgaatgtacttacttattatttatatctatttcattaccaataattcaataaattgggttacatgtcaatttttagtgattttttttaattcccttaattttatatatttataaaattgctattatttttactactaatAATTTAATACGTAAGCACGAAAAGTCCAACTATCTAAAATCGTTTAAGTTGGAGTCGgaatcgaatcataaaataaagctggaatcgaatcataaaataaagtccgTTAATTTTGATCCCCGGTTTACTTGTAAAATCATGATTCAAAATatctatctataatattataattatgaaaaaaatattcgtttcaaccatatttttatttagaggGTGGAATTTTGACTCTGCCTACATATTATTGGGACATCACTGGCAATGACTAAAAGAATTGTATATACTTGTGTAGGATTTAGTTTTAAAGCCTAGAAGattgcatgtatgaatgattaagttggcatgCATGAAGTGAATAATGATTTAATTGTCTTCTTGTCATGTGACGCGCGAGATATCAGTTCGTTGTGGCTCTCcatcaaatataaaatgtattaaaatagccAGCGAATCTCATTTCACACCATCGTCCATGTCTTCTAACAACCAGATCCTACACTTGTTTTTCTACGTGTATAAGAatgagaatttttttaaatataccaaaatatttttacatttcagaaTCAGAACGTTTTATGCTAAGTGTGTGAAAACAGGTAGTATACATAATAATGTGACgttgcaattcaatataattaattatattgagtGCTTCCAAACTTTATCCAGTGTGTACATAATAAGTTATCTGATCACCCAAAAGATTGCTGATATTTATAGatagttatataaaaaatgaaaaaagccaAAGCGGATTATGAAAATAACATGAAATTACCTCCTCCCCATACCAAGCCGGTAGTATGATACTGTTTAACAAAGGCTTCCAAAGAGCCTAGAGTTTCGGTCCATGCGACGCACCAATTAGTCTGTTGCTGGTTGCCTTTACTTTCCTTCAAAATACGATTGGTGTAATATTTACCAACATCGTTCATCTCCTTAATGTACGGGGCCGGAGTTGGCTTctacaaaataaaaagaaaccatatcaaaacataataaaataaaatcaccttTTATATCATAGTAAAAGTAGGAAGTATAGTAGTCGATGGATAAAAAGGCACGACAGACTTACGACGCAAACCCAACCGAGAGCTGGAATACTTTCGGAGATCGCCGACAAGAAAGTAAAGTTCGGAGATGTTTTATTGGACTCGCGAGCCTTTTGGATACCTTCGATACCCTCGGTGTGTCCCTTCAGTTGGGAAACGGTATCATTTTGATTGGTCGGCGGGCTAGATCGAGACGCCATCgtcaaatattcaaattgagttctgaaaataaataacaaaataatatgaatcaatGTAAATAATGTCccgtaaatatgtaaatatcataAATACTAACTGGAAGAGTTTTTTGACAAGAGCGGCTTGGTCTTGCACATGCTGCAGATTCGCCGAGCACTGCATAAACCTTTCCAAAGGTCCCTATAAACATAATAACATTAATAATTAGAAACATTTTGATTTAAACCTTCAATTGCTAAACGATTTGGCAGCCCGACTTACATTTATAATGTCCTGATAAGCGGCTAGACTCATTGTGTCGTTTGGTGCTGTTGTCTGCTGCGGAGAAGACGGTAGACTTTCTGAGCTGGTAGACTCAGGAATGCTATTAGCTACAGGTGAAGTCGGTGTTTGGAAACAACCGGAGACTTTTTCAAGCCGCGAAACGACGGATTCGAGACGACCCAATAGTTTTTCTAGCTCCACTGAATTACTATCCAACTTCCTTCCTGATCCTGTTTCTCGAGCTGTAACCACAATCATAAaagaatttgattaaaatatgacGCTTGAAAGTTAAGTACAAACATAAGTCATAAGAAAGGTTTTGCTTGTTTAAATACACTGTAAAATTTACTGTTAGTGTTTCAGAGTGTATGTTAGCGGCAAAATTTATTTCCCCCAGGAAAGTGACTTTATTAGCGGGTCCTTTGCTTAGCGTGCAATTTATTACATAACAATGTTTACACATGAAAAATGTGCTTTATTTTGTTCATCATACGTTATATTCTAGTTCAAAGTAAGTCTCTAATAAAACTAATGAGCGGAAACCAGAATTTTAAGGCAAgataagataaaaatacatacgGCGAAGTCGGCGAAGGGGGTTTTAAAAGCACGGAAGTCTCATTAGCAAGACGTTGAATGTACTACTTTGAAAGTTTCTATAGAGTCACTCGTTGCACTACTTCAAGatatacagtccctgaccagaatattacgccacccctctcgagatgcgtttgggtaaatttgtcacggtcgtaaataactcattatgggaacttttggcctcattttttttgtgatcttatccttaaatgcaactctattcactagcaaaaaatatcggtggattCCTTCCCACCAAAAgatcttcaaaaacaaaagaaagatgtttgaaatcggtttgcgtctgaattttgttcaatattgacgtgcgtttccgttaaaatcattcattattttgtgaaaagcactgtgttttttactcttttactgcaactttatcatatttctaaggtaagttggtatttaatatctcgaaattttactttgttttatgatttaaattgcttgtaaaacttttattggatttttttagatgggtagaaaatcagatctttctaaagaaaaaattgcaagtattacatcattattaaatacaggaaagttttctcaaaacaaaatcgcgacaatggagggtgttagtagggcgtctattagaaaaataaaacaaaatctggagaCTGATTGCGTCCCCACACTCAATCGGCGAGCTAATagtggtactaaaaaaaaatttggccctcgtgtggatcgaaaaatcgccaggcttgtttccaagaatcgatttattataaaaaaaaatattcaacaacaattaaaGGACGAAAACGTGAAAACGACGTCGTACTGTTGACGCAgatatttcacgttttcgtcctttaattgttgttgaatatttttttttgtattaaatcgattcttggaaacaagcctggcgatttttcgatccacacgagggccaaatttttttttagtaccactattagctcgccgactgagtgtggggtcgcaatcagtctccagattttgttttatttttctaatagacgccctactaacaccctccattgtcgcgattttgttttgagaaaactttcctgtatttaataatgatgtaatgcttgcaattttttctttagaaagatctgattttctacccatctaaaaaaatccaataaaagttttacacgcaatttaaatcttaaaacaaagtaaaatttcgagatattatataacaacttaccttagaaatatgataaagttgcagtaaaagagaaaaaaacacagtgcttttcacaaaataatgaatgattttaacggaaacgcacgtcaatattgaacaaaattcagacgcaaaccgatttcaaacatctttcttttgtttttgaagaccttttgagggataatccaccgatattttttgctagtgaatagagttgcatttaaggataagatcacaaaaaaaatgaggccaaaagttcccataatgagttatttacgaccgtgacaaatttacccaaacgcatctcgagaggggtggcgtaatattctggtcagggactgtatgtacgtacatatgtacatatgacaacCATGGAAAAGaatctttttaattttcacaTGCCTTAAAGAGCGTCTCAGTTTGTTTATTAAGAACAAAGCACAAGAACACAATGAATGCTTAgaaatgaatttaatatcagggaggatatttgtacatataattataatcatttaaattgttactaaatattatatatagtaaccTTATtctcacatatgtatacatacatatgtacattatagaaATATATGCAGCCCTAAAAAATTTGGTAAATGCGATAAGAATGTTTttaattcagattttttttattttatttatatttatatcatggTGTCAataacaggttgccccaaagcgacactTATGGTTTTAAGGTCGTACATATATCCattttgtaaattatatattatattcaaatagggccgggccgcaccctGCGatttgcgagcgacttggttgagggcgaccagaccaatgcatgcaggtagatgggacatgccacacccgtcaacttgtttgtcgcacacatttccatacattttttagtgtcgcgcaactagtcggccgacaaagttgcacggtgcggcccagcccatagtggtgacaaatggtACGTAGGTTggttgataggaaacgatgacttggagtcagaaatataaaagtctgaccagcagcactaaagAACTAatccgaatattattattttcaatcgaggtcaaaacAGAGTTCGAACCCgggacctctcggtggttagcattaactcaATCACCATACtattgaggggggggggggggttgcccTTTATGAAAAAGTAAACGCATTGAAAGTTACTGCATAGTTGAGCTTGTTTATAGCGTAAAAATTAGATAAAGAAAATAGCTGGAAAAATACATTCCTTTTCCCGAAGAAAaataagtgaaacatagaatagccttgtaCAAAAACAGTTCGTTTGTACGGCGATATTAACGCGAGTGATTTTCAAGATATGGTTTTATTGTTTcgatgattattccgcacaaggcgaattttaaaagacaattaattacctagagaacaatatatttatgaataattatcattttaagTATCGTGTATCTGAAATGAATTGAATACTTGATATTatgaatggttcggtgattattccgcactaaaatttcgatcacggaacatctggcacccgaaaattccatccatcgagaggtACCCTCgtaaactatcatactaacgagaactcgagttccGTATTCGCGATATTCATGGTAACGATTGTCGTATGCgagatcgcaatgtgcgaaataatccgtttaccgattTTAGTAAAATGTTCAGGATCGTTTTACCGTTGATGCatcgatataaataaaaagaaatatttatatctGAATAATTATCTTTAGACAATTGAAAGAAATAATCTAATGAAATtccattataaatttatttaatatcgcGTTGTAAGGGAAAGAAATATAATAAGAagcaaattcaaaaataatttgaataatacgTTTCTTCATAATCAAATATCAATATCatttatacgtataaaattctgcgaaaaaaaattgagaaaattttccacgaaaaatattaaagctcgaaaaaataaaaaaataaagtgagtCATGAATACAggatgagatttttttttaattaaattttaaacaacgtTCTACACTCGAAGTATTAAAAAAAGCTCTGAAAAGATGACAATTTCTTTACATAATATAAGCGTTTGAATATAAGATTTCCCCCGATTTTCCTTTCAGATTTTCACAGAAAATTTCCGACAATGTTAACGAACGGATTACGGCGGATCAAACGAAGATTTCTCGCCCGACACAATTGAGCCGGGTATAAGCAAAGTAAACGGAAAACGGTTCTGCGGAACTATAAGGGTTAACGGGCAAAATATCCCCCGCCCTCAGGATTACGTGCGACAGCGTCGAGAGTAGATAAGGGCGAAAATGTGATATAGCACGAATAAAAACACCCTTAAACAATCTCATAAAAATAACAACATCCAACATTATAACGGtttgatttgattaaaatacCATTTATTTTGAGAATAAATTCCGACGGTTGATTAATGTGGACGaatatttattgattgattCAAAGTGGACGCTGGGTCAGAAGTTGGAATCAATTGGCGATTGTTAAAGTTTACATATACTAAGTAAATATAAGCGATGATTTTGCTAATAGTGTATTATGTGCATAGTTGAAATCATTCAACTGTCAAATTAAACGGTTGCCGGGTAATAAATAAGCAATTGAGATGACATTATGTTACAAAAATAGCATTGATTGATGATTCGTGTGCCCGAAATTGTGCTCA containing:
- the capt gene encoding adenylyl cyclase-associated protein 1 isoform X1, producing the protein MFKSCCVCVSKSVDIENQSPTKHHKACPTEALIATSKVVPNNGTEITSEVLTSCDNIEALQTVFEESHTNSYCSEEMESTQANVDSTSKNNTDEDSQKSNTESSSKIKFGGSIVIEDGATMPDTDDEDTDSDSDSENVIDKLTNYGGSADPYADTSNADAIKEDKSESESTSDQVFEKSSAPPVRRKSSTGGILKRPSVVDKAVCDEVSRQFSSVRLDVDDEVFPPGIDGQRLMARKRSLPAGVLGVALGRDELALKRHRIFSELVGAAKAAVEHKVRFDPLELAVPARETGSGRKLDSNSVELEKLLGRLESVVSRLEKVSGCFQTPTSPVANSIPESTSSESLPSSPQQTTAPNDTMSLAAYQDIINGPLERFMQCSANLQHVQDQAALVKKLFQTQFEYLTMASRSSPPTNQNDTVSQLKGHTEGIEGIQKARESNKTSPNFTFLSAISESIPALGWVCVKPTPAPYIKEMNDVGKYYTNRILKESKGNQQQTNWCVAWTETLGSLEAFVKQYHTTGLVWGGAGAGAGAPPPPPCPPPCMPPPPDMSDDGGADERTALFAQINQGADITKNLKKVTADMQTHKNTTLREGPAPFKTPVGAPKPFAKSLPTPGAGQVPTKPPSMVKDGKKWLIEYQVGNTALEVSNAEMNNVVYMFRCRDSLLTVSGKINSIVLDSCTKCAVVFDSLVSSVEFVNCQSVKMEVRGKVPTISIDKTDGCQMYLSADSMDVEIVSSKSSEMNVMMPKGNGDYTEMAIAEQFKTTINKPNKSLVTIAVENKG
- the capt gene encoding adenylyl cyclase-associated protein 1 isoform X2, whose protein sequence is MSLAAYQDIINGPLERFMQCSANLQHVQDQAALVKKLFQTQFEYLTMASRSSPPTNQNDTVSQLKGHTEGIEGIQKARESNKTSPNFTFLSAISESIPALGWVCVKPTPAPYIKEMNDVGKYYTNRILKESKGNQQQTNWCVAWTETLGSLEAFVKQYHTTGLVWGGAGAGAGAPPPPPCPPPCMPPPPDMSDDGGADERTALFAQINQGADITKNLKKVTADMQTHKNTTLREGPAPFKTPVGAPKPFAKSLPTPGAGQVPTKPPSMVKDGKKWLIEYQVGNTALEVSNAEMNNVVYMFRCRDSLLTVSGKINSIVLDSCTKCAVVFDSLVSSVEFVNCQSVKMEVRGKVPTISIDKTDGCQMYLSADSMDVEIVSSKSSEMNVMMPKGNGDYTEMAIAEQFKTTINKPNKSLVTIAVENKG